A window from Drosophila subobscura isolate 14011-0131.10 chromosome O, UCBerk_Dsub_1.0, whole genome shotgun sequence encodes these proteins:
- the LOC117898055 gene encoding calphotin isoform X1, translating into MEQGGTVEPVLAAAVPSVAAPVAHQPVAATVPPVAAPVPVVTAAPVVPAPTVILPPVAVPTLATAPAVATPAAVAAPITQVAAPTPAASIPSPIPNAAAPIIPVSAPTPTVATGTVAPAAAAPVVAPALAATVADPSSAPAAISPPAASPVTPAPAPIPVTPAAEPQAVVQPIAAAIPATVAPVPAPAASTPTAVPVPEPAVGATTVGTTATAAPVQTPLTTPEPFAVPLQIAPPIPAPVAVVIETPVAAPTVHSPVATPEPVSVAAAEIPTATLEPAVAAVPTSAQITESVPATAELSVPVPEVAVAPVETTELPAVCETIGSEPVIAAVEAPEAIPAPAVPAVAETPTPAAGVETVSATVEAPIMTATTPSVVPAVASEPIVAAVIGTPAIPAAEPTALIVEPAAAVADIPIPSTVSEPVIAVVEAPAPAPIPPEPIIEPTAVPTVETIEVILQPAAVVPVSIPDSVIAAVEVPKSVPVEPVIVTETSTVPAEVPVAPVVMETPEVCPSPAASADAVVAPEALSTPSPESIVQTPTPTPETVLVATPADPVTVEVPPVVPEPAPVDTTPASVVDPVTSAPVSLPQPVGPEAPVTAAVIESPVAADVIEAPVTVAVTETPEDIASSEIPQAAEEPKAPTPQPAAAETSAAATNEVPAAAATEIAADVEAAANISEPSTETIVPAAEIIATEQPLVSGVETSLPEVLDAVASPAAEVQIPEPSAASATPETQPEAIEVTAISTPEPAAEISATVAPEISVASSSPDAADAAAKEQIDSPSTDPSSVPVAKITPLLRDLQTTDVSLLAIAATLDAIGEKLKDQKARNQQVMDRLCEIEKILGPPKQN; encoded by the coding sequence ATGGAACAAGGGGGAACTGTTGAGCCAGTGttggcagctgctgtgccTTCAGTGGCAGCGCCTGTGGCGCACCAacctgttgctgccaccgtGCCGCCAGTTGCTGCACCTGTTCCCGTTGTTACTGCAGCCCCTGTTGTTCCTGCTCCGACTGTCATTTTGCCGCCAGTTGCTGTCCCGACACTTgctacagctccagcagtTGCCACTccggcagcagtggctgctccAATAACCCAAGTTGCTGCTCCGACTCCAGCGGCATCGATTCCTTCACCGATACCGAATGCTGCCGCTCCTATTATCCCAGTTTCTGCACCGACTCCAACTGTTGCTACTGGTACTGttgcacctgcagctgctgctccagttgtggctccagctcttgctgctactgttgccGATCCGAGTTCCGCTCCTGCAGCCATTTCGCCACCAGCTGCTTCTCCAGTGACTCCTGCACCAGCTCCTATCCCAGTCACGCCAGCTGCTGAGCCGCAAGCTGTTGTCCAACCTATTGCTGCGGCGATTCCCGCCACTGTTGCTCCCGTACCTGCACCAGCGGCATCCACTCCAACAGCCGTGCCGGTGCCAGAACCAGCTGTTGGCGCTACTACTGTTGGTACTACCGCAACCGCTGCTCCTGTCCAGACTCCACTAACGACTCCAGAACCTTTCGCTGTTCCTCTTCAGATAGCTCCACCAATTCCAGCACCAGTGGCTGTCGTAATAGAAAcgcctgtggctgctcctACTGTCCACTCTCCGGTGGCTACTCCAGagcctgtttctgttgctgctgcagaaataCCAACGGCTACCCTGGAACCAGCCGTAGCCGCCGTGCCAACTTCTGCCCAGATTACGGAGTCTGTTCCAGCTACTGCAGAACTATCAGTGCCAGTCCCGGAGGTAGCTGTAGCCCCCGTAGAAACAACAGAGCTCCCAGCTGTATGCGAGACAATTGGATCGGAACCCGTTATTGCAGCCGTCGAAGCTCCCGAAGCGATACCAGCTCCGGCTGTTCCTGCCGTCGCAGAAACTCCGacccctgctgctggtgtagAAACAGTTTCTGCTACCGTCGAAGCTCCAATTATGACTGCCACGACTCCCTCGGTGGTGCCAGCAGTGGCTTCAGAGccaattgttgctgccgtcATAGGAACTCCAGCAATTCCTGCCGCTGAACCTACAGCATTGATCGTGGaaccggctgctgctgttgcagatATACCCATACCCTCGACCGTTTCGGAGCCTGTTATAGCCGTCGTAgaagctccagctcctgccccCATTCCACCCGAACCAATCATCGAACCAACTGCAGTTCCGACTGTCGAAACTATAGAAGTTATCTTGCAACCAGCTGCAGTGGTGCCAGTGTCCATTCCGGACTCAGTTATTGCAGCCGTTGAAGTTCCCAAGTCGGTTCCGGTCGAACCGGTCATTGTAACCGAAACATCTACCGTACCTGCAGAGGTTCCAGTCGCTCCAGTCGTGATGGAAACACCAGAAGTTTGTCCAAGCCCAGCTGCATCCGCGGATGCAGTTGTTGCTCCGGAAGCGTTGTCAACTCCATCTCCCGAATCTATTGTCCAaactcccacacccactccaGAAACAGTTCTGGTTGCTACTCCAGCTGATCCAGTAACAGTCGAAGTTCCACCTGTGGTACCGGAACCAGCTCCAGTTGATACGACTCCAGCGTCAGTTGTAGATCCAGTAACTTCTGCACCTGTTTCCCTTCCTCAACCGGTAGGTCCTGAGGCGCCAGTGACTGCAGCTGTTATAGAATCGCCAGTAGCTGCAGATGTTATAGAGGCACCAGTAACTGTAGCTGTTACAGAAACGCCAGAGGACATTGCTAGTTCAGAGATTCCACAAGCTGCCGAGGAGCCAAAAGCACCAACACCGcaaccagcagctgcagaaactTCTGCAGCGGCCACCAATGaagttccagctgctgctgctacagagATTGCTGCCGATGTAGAAGCTGCGGCAAACATATCGGAGCCATCTACTGAAACCATTGTTCCTGCTGCCGAAATTATAGCAACCGAACAACCATTAGTTTCTGGTGTAGAAACTTCCTTACCGGAGGTACTGGATGCAGTTGCCTCTCCTGCAGCCGAAGTACAGATTCCAGAACCAagtgctgcttctgctacCCCAGAGACACAACCAGAAGCTATTGAAGTGACTGCCATATCTACTCCGGAACCTGCTGCTGAGATCTCCGCAACTGTTGCTCCAGAAATTTCCGTAGCCAGCTCCTCTCCAGATGCGGCCGATGCCGCCGCAAAAGAACAAATCGATTCTCCATCCACTGATCCAAGCTCCGTTCCAGTAGCCAAGATAACGCCCTTACTGAGGGATCTACAAACGACAGATGTGTCGCTGTTGGCCATTGCGGCTACCCTAGATGCCATTGGGGAGAAGCTGAAGGACCAAAAGGCTCGCAATCAGCAAGTCATGGACAGACTCTGCGAAATCGAAAAAATACTAGGTCctccaaaacaaaactaa
- the LOC117898055 gene encoding calphotin isoform X2, translating into MLPLLLSQFLHRLQLLLLVLLHLQLLLQLWLQLLLLLLPPAPIPVTPAAEPQAVVQPIAAAIPATVAPVPAPAASTPTAVPVPEPAVGATTVGTTATAAPVQTPLTTPEPFAVPLQIAPPIPAPVAVVIETPVAAPTVHSPVATPEPVSVAAAEIPTATLEPAVAAVPTSAQITESVPATAELSVPVPEVAVAPVETTELPAVCETIGSEPVIAAVEAPEAIPAPAVPAVAETPTPAAGVETVSATVEAPIMTATTPSVVPAVASEPIVAAVIGTPAIPAAEPTALIVEPAAAVADIPIPSTVSEPVIAVVEAPAPAPIPPEPIIEPTAVPTVETIEVILQPAAVVPVSIPDSVIAAVEVPKSVPVEPVIVTETSTVPAEVPVAPVVMETPEVCPSPAASADAVVAPEALSTPSPESIVQTPTPTPETVLVATPADPVTVEVPPVVPEPAPVDTTPASVVDPVTSAPVSLPQPVGPEAPVTAAVIESPVAADVIEAPVTVAVTETPEDIASSEIPQAAEEPKAPTPQPAAAETSAAATNEVPAAAATEIAADVEAAANISEPSTETIVPAAEIIATEQPLVSGVETSLPEVLDAVASPAAEVQIPEPSAASATPETQPEAIEVTAISTPEPAAEISATVAPEISVASSSPDAADAAAKEQIDSPSTDPSSVPVAKITPLLRDLQTTDVSLLAIAATLDAIGEKLKDQKARNQQVMDRLCEIEKILGPPKQN; encoded by the exons ATGCTGCCGCTCCTATTATCCCAGTTTCTGCACCGACTCCAACTGTTGCTACTGGTACTGttgcacctgcagctgctgctccagttgtggctccagctcttgctgctactgttgc CACCAGCTCCTATCCCAGTCACGCCAGCTGCTGAGCCGCAAGCTGTTGTCCAACCTATTGCTGCGGCGATTCCCGCCACTGTTGCTCCCGTACCTGCACCAGCGGCATCCACTCCAACAGCCGTGCCGGTGCCAGAACCAGCTGTTGGCGCTACTACTGTTGGTACTACCGCAACCGCTGCTCCTGTCCAGACTCCACTAACGACTCCAGAACCTTTCGCTGTTCCTCTTCAGATAGCTCCACCAATTCCAGCACCAGTGGCTGTCGTAATAGAAAcgcctgtggctgctcctACTGTCCACTCTCCGGTGGCTACTCCAGagcctgtttctgttgctgctgcagaaataCCAACGGCTACCCTGGAACCAGCCGTAGCCGCCGTGCCAACTTCTGCCCAGATTACGGAGTCTGTTCCAGCTACTGCAGAACTATCAGTGCCAGTCCCGGAGGTAGCTGTAGCCCCCGTAGAAACAACAGAGCTCCCAGCTGTATGCGAGACAATTGGATCGGAACCCGTTATTGCAGCCGTCGAAGCTCCCGAAGCGATACCAGCTCCGGCTGTTCCTGCCGTCGCAGAAACTCCGacccctgctgctggtgtagAAACAGTTTCTGCTACCGTCGAAGCTCCAATTATGACTGCCACGACTCCCTCGGTGGTGCCAGCAGTGGCTTCAGAGccaattgttgctgccgtcATAGGAACTCCAGCAATTCCTGCCGCTGAACCTACAGCATTGATCGTGGaaccggctgctgctgttgcagatATACCCATACCCTCGACCGTTTCGGAGCCTGTTATAGCCGTCGTAgaagctccagctcctgccccCATTCCACCCGAACCAATCATCGAACCAACTGCAGTTCCGACTGTCGAAACTATAGAAGTTATCTTGCAACCAGCTGCAGTGGTGCCAGTGTCCATTCCGGACTCAGTTATTGCAGCCGTTGAAGTTCCCAAGTCGGTTCCGGTCGAACCGGTCATTGTAACCGAAACATCTACCGTACCTGCAGAGGTTCCAGTCGCTCCAGTCGTGATGGAAACACCAGAAGTTTGTCCAAGCCCAGCTGCATCCGCGGATGCAGTTGTTGCTCCGGAAGCGTTGTCAACTCCATCTCCCGAATCTATTGTCCAaactcccacacccactccaGAAACAGTTCTGGTTGCTACTCCAGCTGATCCAGTAACAGTCGAAGTTCCACCTGTGGTACCGGAACCAGCTCCAGTTGATACGACTCCAGCGTCAGTTGTAGATCCAGTAACTTCTGCACCTGTTTCCCTTCCTCAACCGGTAGGTCCTGAGGCGCCAGTGACTGCAGCTGTTATAGAATCGCCAGTAGCTGCAGATGTTATAGAGGCACCAGTAACTGTAGCTGTTACAGAAACGCCAGAGGACATTGCTAGTTCAGAGATTCCACAAGCTGCCGAGGAGCCAAAAGCACCAACACCGcaaccagcagctgcagaaactTCTGCAGCGGCCACCAATGaagttccagctgctgctgctacagagATTGCTGCCGATGTAGAAGCTGCGGCAAACATATCGGAGCCATCTACTGAAACCATTGTTCCTGCTGCCGAAATTATAGCAACCGAACAACCATTAGTTTCTGGTGTAGAAACTTCCTTACCGGAGGTACTGGATGCAGTTGCCTCTCCTGCAGCCGAAGTACAGATTCCAGAACCAagtgctgcttctgctacCCCAGAGACACAACCAGAAGCTATTGAAGTGACTGCCATATCTACTCCGGAACCTGCTGCTGAGATCTCCGCAACTGTTGCTCCAGAAATTTCCGTAGCCAGCTCCTCTCCAGATGCGGCCGATGCCGCCGCAAAAGAACAAATCGATTCTCCATCCACTGATCCAAGCTCCGTTCCAGTAGCCAAGATAACGCCCTTACTGAGGGATCTACAAACGACAGATGTGTCGCTGTTGGCCATTGCGGCTACCCTAGATGCCATTGGGGAGAAGCTGAAGGACCAAAAGGCTCGCAATCAGCAAGTCATGGACAGACTCTGCGAAATCGAAAAAATACTAGGTCctccaaaacaaaactaa
- the LOC117898079 gene encoding mucin-5AC yields the protein MELATMRRGLILLSAMAMAMLVCLPAASGEGPEPSSIFKSSEINGQTFQRTQSKREATAKASPALISATTQMTQANGGTAIGNTIAAALDAAPPAANDVIINNISNNGSKQATATATMATVTAALEANLIMSNRNIQQQQLPENIYRITHGDNNATFTSTFTSMAGTAVGISANASATATTEPATTTTTMTTTTTTRRTTRRPVATTTLKPPPTIDDYQTIISQAGTHAYLPCNVKQLVKKPISWLRMRDGHILTVDQTTFIADQRFQSVFSPNPERWSLQIKYVQVKDEGTYECQVSTEPKASAIVHLRIVEPKTELIGESTRHVKAGSQVKLRCIISQALEPPLFINWFYNQKQIYLHNRRGWRTEIERIDLPPEVATTTTTTTTTTTTTAQAITTTTMAATGAATPSESVNGLGTITRSYILDAISLNDVAAVGAGSGAVSELTTAPAVADGGVDVATSLAPGARAGPATPTTAASVLTLASTATAQDGVASTADTTATTTTWLPSTETATPAEEVAATTTVTTTTMLPSSSFIKQITTASLIIPAVVKLDSGNYTCSPSNSAPRTIVLHVLNGEYSASAIKSGSVSWRVLIGCRGYLHWRNVSSLLTLLWIIKFVLAMEICQLRANKATATRTPIISCLRSSSGRTLGTDIDQVCRSISGTQVAEDKT from the exons ATGGAGTTGGCCACGATGCGACGGGGCCTGATCCTCCTCTCGGCGATGGCTATGGCGATGCTCGTCTGTTTGCCGG CTGCCAGCGGGGAGGGGCCTGAGCCATCTTCAATATTTAAGAGCAGCGAAATAAATGGCCAGACATTTCAAAGAACTCAATCAAAGCGCGAGGCGACAGCTAAGGCATCGCCGGCATTAATTTCGGCGACAACGCAAATGACCCAGGCAAATGGGGGCACAGCAATTGGGAACACAATAGCTGCAGCTTTGgatgcagctcctcctgccgccAACGATGTCATCATTAATAACATTAGCAACAATGGATCGAagcaagccacagccactgccacaatgGCCACTGTGACCGCTGCCCTGGAGGCGAATCTTATTATGAGCAATCGGaacatccagcagcagcaattgccgGAGAACATCTATAGAATCACACACGGAGACAACAAtgccacattcacatccacattcacatccatGGCGGGCACAGCAGTAGGAATTTCTGCGAATGCATCTGCCACCGCAACAACAGagccagcaacaacgacaacgacaatgacaacaacgacgacaacaagGAGAACAACACGCAGGCCAGTGGCAACAACCACGCTGAAGCCGCCGCCAACAATAGATGATTACCAGACAATAATTAGCCAGGCCGGGACCCATGCCTATCTGCCCTGCAAC GTCAAGCAGCTGGTAAAGAAACCCATTTCCTGGTTACGCATGCGGGACGGCCACATTCTAACGGTGGATCAGACCACGTTCATCGCGGATCAGCGCTTCCAGTCGGTCTTCTCACCCAATCCGGAGAGGTGGTCATTGCAGATCAAGTACGTTCAGGTCAAGGATGAAGGCACATACGAGTGTCAGGTCTCCACCGAGCCCAAGGCCAGTGCTATTGTTCACCTAAGGATTGTGG AGCCGAAAACCGAATTAATTGGCGAGTCGACGCGCCATGTGAAGGCCGGAAGTCAAGTGAAATTGCGTTGCATAATTAGCCAGGCACTGGAGCCGCCGCTTTTCATTAATTGGTTTTACAATCAGAAGCAAATCTATTTGCATAATCGTCGCGGTTGGCGTACGGAAATTGAACGGATCGATCTGCCACCGGAAGTGGCAaccaccacaacgacaacaacaaccactacAACAACCACGGCTCAAGCGATAACAACAACCACcatggcagcaacaggagccGCAACACCGTCGGAGTCGGTTAATGGTTTAGGTACCATAACCCGCTCATATATATTAGATGCCATATCCCTGAATGATGTGGCTGCAGTCGGGGCAGGGAGTGGAGCTGTCAGTGAATTGACAACGGCCCCGGCAGTTGCTGATGGAGGAGTCGATGTTGCAACATCTCTGGCGCCTGGTGCTCGTGCTGGGCCTGCCACACCCACGACAGCCGCCTCAGTGCTCACCTTGGCATCCACAGCCACCGCACAAGATGGTGTTGCATCCACTGCAGataccacagcaacaacaaccacttgGCTGCCAAGCACAGAAACGGCAACGCCAGCAGAAgaggtggcagcaacaacaacggtgACGACTACAACAATGCTGCCAAGCAGCAGTTTCATTAAACAGATAACG ACGGCCTCTCTCATCATTCCGGCGGTGGTGAAGCTGGATTCCGGCAACTACACTTGCAGCCCCTCGAACAGTGCGCCCCGCACCATTGTGCTCCATGTGCTAAACG GTGAAtattctgcctctgccattaAGTCGGGGAGCGTCAGCTGGAGAGTGCTAATTGGATGTCGGGGCTATTTGCACTGGCGGAATGTTTCATCGCTTCTGACACTTTTGTGGATTATTAAATTTGTGCTGGCCATGGAAATCTGCCAGTTGAGAGCCAACAAAGCCACCGCAACCAGGACACCCATCATCAGCTGTCTCCGAAGCAGCAGTGGGCGGACTCTGGGTACGGACATAGACCAGGTCTGCCGCTCAATTAGCGGCACACAAGTGGCAGAGGATAAGACCTGA